The Maylandia zebra isolate NMK-2024a linkage group LG7, Mzebra_GT3a, whole genome shotgun sequence genome contains a region encoding:
- the LOC143419484 gene encoding zinc finger MYM-type protein 1-like, whose product MASKRQQESGAEKRKKKRKRDETQASLAGSMLKYVQGGSQGQDEPSSSSAIPGHQPPAIVDPATIPSQEEQEPSTTSSGTVPYTSTTESPVTERLSESDTVETCVPPSTDPALWPAHIVDADRVEIVRRGPFNVSSDFNFPKGPDGRAFHTSLKFKILPNGEKVHRSWLVYSPQNNAVFCFACKLFSVKDIKLSTEGFSDWSNINIRLRGHECSQDHIQCMLKWRELDTRLKKSMAIDQQELTLLEAERKKWREILKRLLSITLSLASRNLSFRGSSDCLYEPDNGNFLKEVELMATYDLVMANHLANIKDEGSHTHYLSPETQNELIQIISSETFRAIVKQIQLAKYFSIILDCTPDVSHTEQMSVIVRIVCFQAQPDIKEYFLGYINVEQTTGLNLSNVVLDKLKELGIPFENCRGQAYDNGANMKGKKQGVQARLLQLNPRALFVPCGAHTMNLVIADAAKSSPDATGYFGYLQKLFNFFSSATQRWAILTKHVKLTLKSWSDVRWESRLQSVTAVRSQTKEVRDALLEAREAVSDAVAKVEAQVLAEEVASFRFLICSIVWCELLTITNQVNKLLQSSSMQLDVAVRLIDTAKSNLSKYRQSGFDEAVSAAKELCEALNIEPQLKEKRLRSTKRQFAYEAVDEPLHDALKKLEVTFFNCVVDSALISLQERFETMNQVKEKYGVLLDFSKVNGMSKEDLKKHCTEVQKTLTDKGVADIDGPEMMQEIINLPQLPPQTSALEMLSFLHDNQLQEVYPNLWIALRIALTLPVTVASAERSFSKLKLIKTYLRSSMGQERLSGLAVISINGDVAQKLSYDDLIADFATRKCRRVPL is encoded by the exons ATGGCCTCGAAACGGCAACAGGAGTCGGGAgcggagaaaagaaagaagaagaggaagcgtGATGAAACTCAGGCGTCGCTTGCCG GGTCAATGCTTAAATATGTTCAAGGAGGATCTCAAGGACAGGATGAACCATCCAGTAGTAGTGCCATCCCTGGACATCAACCACCAGCCATTGTAGACCCTGCAACAATCCCTAGCCAAGAAGAACAAGAACCATCAACCACCAGTTCAGGTACAGTTCCATACACAAGTACCACTGAGAGTCCTGTCACTGAGAGACTATCAGAAAGTGACACTGTGGAGACATGTGTGCCCCCTTCAACCGATCCTGCTCTTTGGCCAGCTCACATTGTAGATGCTGATCGTGTTGAAATTGTGCGGAGAGGTCCTTTTAATGTCAGCTCTGATTTTAATTTTCCAAAGGGGCCTGATGGAAGAGCATTTCACACTAGCCTTAAGTTCAAAATTCTTCCCAATGGAGAAAAGGTTCACCGGAGCTGGTTAGTGTACTCACCGCAGAACAATGCTGTGTTCTGCTTTGCATGTAAGCTTTTCAGTGTGAAGGATATAAAGCTGAGTACAGAGGGCTTCAGTGACTGGTCGAACATCAACATCCGTTTGAGGGGTCATGAGTGTAGCCAAGACCACATACAGTGCATGCTTAAGTGGAGAGAACTGGACACACGGCTAAAGAAAAGCATGGCAATAGATCAACAGGAGTTGACCTTACTAGAGGCAGAAAGGAAAAAGTGGCGAGAGATTCTCAAACGATTACTCTCAATAACTCTCTCACTGGCTTCCAGAAATTTGTCTTTTAGGGGCTCTTCTGACTGTCTTTATGAGCCGGACAATGGCAACTTCTTGAAGGAAGTAGAGCTTATGGCAACATATGACCTTGTAATGGCAAATCACTTGGCCAACATAAAAGATGAAGGTTCCCACACACATTACCTCAGCCCTGAGACACAGAACGAACTAATTCAGATTATCTCTTCAGAAACATTCCGCGCCATTGTGAAGCAAATCCAGTTGGCAAAATACTTCTCCATCATTCTTGACTGTACTCCAGATGTGAGTCACACTGAACAAATGTCAGTCATAGTACGCATTGTTTGTTTCCAAGCACAACCAGATATTAAAGAATACTTTCTTGGCTATATAAATGTGGAGCAAACAACTGGCCTTAACCTGTCCAATGTTGTCCTTGACAAGTTGAAGGAGCTTGGCATTCCATTTGAAAACTGTCGAGGACAGGCCTATGACAATGGGGCCAACATGAAGGGGAAGAAGCAAGGTGTTCAGGCCAGACTGCTACAATTAAACCCGAGAGCATTGTTTGTGCCTTGTGGAGCTCACACGATGAATCTGGTCATAGCTGATGCTGCCAAGTCCTCTCCAGATGCAACTGGCTACTTTGGGTATTTGCAGAAGTTGTTCAATTTCTTTTCCAGTGCCACCCAGCGATGGGCCATTTTAACAAAACATGTGAAATTGACACTTAAATCTTGGAGTGACGTTAGATGGGAAAGCAGGCTTCAAAGTGTAACTGCTGTCCGGAGTCAGACAAAAGAAGTGAGGGATGCTCTCCTGGAGGCCAGAGAAGCTGTAAGTGATGCAGTCGCAAAGGTGGAGGCTCAAGTGCTTGCTGAGGAAGTAGCCTCATTTCGATTTTTGATTTGCTCCATCGTGTGGTGTGAACTTCTTACAATCACAAACCAGGTGAACAAGTTACTACAGTCCAGCTCCATGCAGCTCGATGTTGCTGTCAGGCTCATTGACACTGCCAAAAGTAACCTCTCTAAATACAGACAGTCTGGGTTTGATGAGGCTGTGTCAGCTGCCAAAGAACTCTGTGAGGCCCTGAACATAGAACCACAGTTGAAGGAGAAAAGGCTCAGGAGCACAAAAAGGCAGTTTGCATATGAAGCTGTTGATGAGCCCCTCCATGATGCCCTTAAAAAGCTTGAGGTCACATTTTTCAATTGTGTTGTGGACTCTGCTTTAATCTCCCTACAGGAGAGGTTTGAGACCATGAATCAAGTGAAGGAGAAATATGGAGTGCTGCTTGATTTCAGCAAAGTGAATGGGATGTCCAaggaggatttaaaaaaacactgcactgaagTACAGAAGACACTGACAGATAAGGGAGTAGCTGACATTGATGGACCTGAGATGATGCAGGAAATCATCAACCTTCCTCAGCTGCCACCACAGACGTCTGCTTtggaaatgctgtcatttttacaTGACAATCAGCTTCAAGAGGTATATCCCAATCTGTGGATTGCTCTGCGTATTGCACTGACCCTGCCTGTCACAGTTGCCTCTGCTGAGCGAAGCTTTTCAAAGCTCAAACTCATTAAAACGTACCTGCGTTCATCAATGGGGCAGGAACGTTTAAGTGGTCTGGCTGTTATCAGCATCAATGGTGACGTGGCTCAGAAGCTATCATATGATGACCTTATAGCTGATTTTGCAACCAGAAAATGCAGGCGTGTGCCTCTCTAG